The Candidatus Zymogenaceae bacterium genome includes a window with the following:
- a CDS encoding 4-vinyl reductase yields the protein MTHNTISWDTTRGIITLKAGDRTERLILQRRGFLQSFLDEIEKAEGKNAVTMTLRSLLTTVGSPKADTDNPTYGHVRDANDKTILPISTDGSTIPDLFQWDGKTRDLIAFGNTPFSMLPLRFLQAFKDASISILTEHGARAILNTVTRRAGYAVGQRACENYNWNDLEGAMASMDGVLSNSFPFLGWGRTRIATKMMPDGMYMFYLKCWDAYESDGVTSDSPTCFLFQKYLEGLGAMIAETYIGDTTESKEVMCSAAGDECCAFAIKQKKVGSGPLDWNELEEQWRELDNLALKPE from the coding sequence ATGACTCATAATACCATTTCATGGGATACAACGCGGGGAATCATCACCCTAAAAGCGGGAGACCGTACGGAAAGGCTCATACTCCAGCGCCGGGGTTTTCTCCAGTCGTTTTTGGATGAAATTGAAAAAGCGGAGGGGAAAAACGCCGTCACCATGACCCTTCGCTCCCTGCTGACGACCGTGGGCTCACCCAAGGCCGATACGGACAATCCCACCTACGGCCACGTCCGCGACGCAAACGACAAGACCATCTTGCCGATATCCACGGACGGTTCGACCATACCGGACCTCTTCCAGTGGGACGGGAAAACCCGGGACCTGATCGCCTTCGGAAACACCCCGTTTTCCATGCTGCCCCTGAGGTTCCTCCAGGCGTTCAAGGACGCCTCCATTTCCATCCTCACCGAGCACGGTGCCCGGGCCATATTAAACACCGTCACCCGCCGGGCGGGATACGCGGTGGGGCAGCGGGCGTGTGAAAATTACAACTGGAACGACCTGGAAGGGGCCATGGCCTCCATGGACGGGGTGCTTTCCAACAGCTTTCCGTTCCTGGGGTGGGGAAGAACCCGGATCGCCACCAAAATGATGCCCGACGGCATGTATATGTTCTACCTGAAATGCTGGGACGCCTACGAGTCCGACGGCGTCACATCGGACTCCCCGACATGTTTCCTGTTCCAGAAATATCTGGAGGGGCTCGGGGCCATGATCGCCGAGACATATATAGGCGACACAACGGAATCGAAAGAAGTCATGTGTTCCGCCGCCGGAGACGAATGCTGTGCGTTTGCCATCAAGCAGAAAAAAGTAGGCTCAGGCCCCCTCGACTGGAATGAACTGGAAGAACAGTGGCGGGAACTGGACAACCTGGCATTGAAGCCGGAATAG